In Thermodesulfobacteriota bacterium, the sequence GGGTTCTGATTATCGAATCGAAACCAATCAGCAAGACCAAGAGATGGAGAGTCAGTAAGATTCTTGAAAGCGCTACAATCATAGAAGGTGAAATTTCGGAAGAAGTCTCAGTTGAAGGAGTTCTCGTCCAGTGATTCAATCATCTACATATCTCGAATCTGCCGATAATAGCGGTGCAAAAAAGCTTTTTTGCATCAAGGTGCTGGGTGGTTCTAAAAGGAAATACGCGAGGCTTGGCGATGTTGTTGTCGTATCGGTTAAAGAGGCCTTACCTAATTCCAAGGTTGAAAAGGGTGCCGTTCACATGGCAGTAATTGTTAGAACGAGGAAGGAACAGCGGCGACAGGATGGTTCATACCTTAGATTTGACGATAATGCTGCCGTGCTAATCACGAAAGAAAGTGAGCCGATGGGGACAAGGGTATTTGGACCGATTGCAAGAGAACTTCGTTTGAAAGGGTTTATGAAAATAATTTCACTTGCACCGGAGGTGATTTGAATTGGGCGCTAAATTTGGTCGTAATGATTCTCACGGGACCAAAAAATTTCATATCAAATCCGGCGATACCGTTTTTGTCACAGCCGGGAAAGAAAAGGGAAAGACCGGCAAGGTTATAAAGATTTTGAGAAAGGAAGGCAGGGCTATAGTCGAGAAACTCAACATTGTTAAGACGCATCGTCGTCCATCGCAAAAGAATCCGACAGGCGGGATTTCGGAGAAAGAATCCGGCATTCATATATCTAACCTAATGCTCCGCGATTCGAGTGTTGGTGGTCCTGTAAGAATAGGACGTAAGACATTGGCCAGCGGAGAGAAAGTTAGGTATAGCAAAAAAAGCGGTGAGGAAATTAAAGGCTGATGGCTCCAAGTTTAAAGGTTTTATATAGAGAAAAAGTATTTCAGTTGCTCAGAGATAAGTTCCATTATAGTAACTGGCTGGCAATCCCTAGACTCCAGAGGATTGTAATAAATCTTGGCTTAGGAAGGTTAAGTGACGCGGGAAAGGAGATAAAGGTGATCGAGGACGCTGTTCACGAGGTTTCTATCATATGTGGGCAGAGGCCAGTAATAACAAGGGCGAGAAAATCGATAGCTGGATTTAAGTTGAGGGAAGGGGTTCCTATCGGATGTATGGTCACTTTGAGGGGCGACAGGATGTATGAGTTCTTAGATAGGCTTGTTAACCTGGCGCTTCCACGTGTGAGGGATTTTCGCGGTCTTTCAACCGATTCATTTGATGGGAATGGGAATTATACCTTTGGTATTAAGGAACATATAATATTTCCAGAAATAGATTATAGTAAAGTCGAAAAGCAAAAAGGCATGAATGTAACTATGGTTACAACGGCAGAAAGGGATGAAGAAGCATTGGAACTGTTAAAGGGTTTAGGAATGCCATTTAGAGAAAATTAAGAGAGGTAGTCGATGACACGAAAATCACTCTTGGTGAAAACAAAAAAGGAAGCAAAGTACAGGGTAAGGGCTAGGAATAGATGTCCATTGTGTGGTAGGCCGAGGGCATTTATGAGAAAGTTTGGAATGTGCAGATTGTGTTTTCGCGACAGAGCGAGTTTCGGGGAACTACCTGGAGTTAGAAAAGCCAGTTGGTAGTTCGATATTGCTGTGTATAGTTTGAAGAAAGAGGTGAAATAGATGACTGATCCCATATCTGATATGCTTACAAGAATTCGAAATGCATTAATAGCTAAGCACAGAACGGTAACTATCCCGTCATCTGGGATTAAAATCGAAATTGCAAATGTATTGAAGGGAGAGGGGTACATACAGGATTATAGGGTAGTTGAGGAAGGTCACAAGAAAATCATAAATATAGCGCTAAAATATACTGATACTGAAGAGACGGTCATTAAAGAGATTCATAGGGTAAGTAAACCAGGTCGTAGAATCTATGTTAAACACACCGAGATTCCAAGGATAAAAGGGGGATTGGGCACTTCTATACTGTCGACATCGAAGGGATTAATGACCGGTGCTAAAGCTCGGTCTCTACGTATTGGCGGAGAACTAATGTGTACAATTTTATGAGGCTATGGCATGTCAAGAATAGGCATTAAATCTATACAAATTCCGAAGGGAGTCTCTGTAGAGACGAGAAACGGGACTATAGAAGTCAAAGGCGCCAAGGGAAGCCTTTCTAGGAGAATACCTCGGGGTATTACGACAGAAATAGATTCTGGTGTTATAAAAGTAGAGAGAATAAATGAATTGAAGAGTACGAAGGCTCTCCACGGGCTTACACGTTCACTGTTAGCTAATATGGTTACTGGTGTAATGGAGGGATTTTCCATCACATTAGAGATAGTTGGTGTAGGCTATAAGGCTGATCTCACGGGTAAAAATGCTATTACTCTAACTTTAGGATATTCTACGCCAATCGAATTTTCACTGCCTGAGGGTATAAGTGCGGAGGTACAAGAAAGGGGAACAAGGTTAATAATAAGAGGAATTGATAAAGGAGAAGTTGGTGAAACTGCAGCTAGGATCAGAAAATTGAGAAAGCCAGATTCTTATAAGGGCAAGGGGATTAGGTATCTGGGCGAAATTCTTAAACTTAAACCTGGAAAAGCGGGGACAAAGGCTTGATAAAAAGGAAGAGTAGAAAAGATAAACGTCAGATTCGACATATACGGATAAAGAAGAGAGTAAAGGGCAGCCTGGCAGTGCCCAGGCTATGTGTGTTTAAATCGGCTAGACATATTTATGGGCAGATTATCGATGATTCACGCGGGCACACGGTTGTTGCTGCTTCTTCCCTTACGCCCCAAGTAAGGGAAATGATGAAAGATGAGAAAAAAAAGGTTGAGGCCTCTGCTGTCGTTGGTAAGTACATAGGTCAACTTGCCGTGAGTAAAAATATAAAAAGGGTTTGTTTCGATCGAGGGGGTTATCCCTTCCATGGCAGGATAAAATCTTTTGCAGAAGCGGCAAGAGAAGCGGGATTGTCATTTTAACTATAGATGTTGATATTTTTTAGGAGGTAGTTTTGAGATTTAAAGATAAGATAAGTCCGGGAGGACTTGAATTCAAAGAAAAGATAGTACACGTCAGAAGGGTAGCTAAGGTAACAAAAGGTGGAAAGAGGTTTCATTTTACAGCACTCGTTGTCATTGGGAACAATGATGGCATTGTTGGATATGGTCTTGGAAAATCGAGTCAGGTACCGGACGCGATAAGGAAAGCTATTGAAAAAGGAAAGAAGTCTCTTGTAAGGGTTAATAGGAAGGGTAAAACTATTCCTCATGAGATATTGGGACAACACGCGGCATCGAAGGTCTTGCTGAAACCTGCTAGCCCGGGTACAGGCGTTATAGCTGGTGGAGCGGTTAGGGCTGTTGTCGAGCTCGCCGGTATACAGGATATCCTGACTAAGGTTTTGGGATCCACCAATCCCCTAAATGTTGTTAAGGCAGTTGTAAATGGTCTAGGCCTAATCAGGAGACCAGAAGACGCTGCAAGTATCAGGGATAAAGAAATTAAGGATCTGGATCTGCCAAGGCACTTTTTGAATTAATAAAATTTGAGAAATGATTTATATGTAAATTAATTTGTTGATAAGCAGGGGTATCAAAAGATGTTGAACAAGTTATCTCCTCAAGCTGGGTCAAAAGCAAAGTGTAAGAGAGTAGGCCGTGGCCCTGGACGTAGGGGAAAAACGAGCGGCAAAGGGCATAAAGGTCAGAGATCAAGGAGTGGCGGAAGGGTATCATCTTGGTTTGAAGGGGGTCAGACTCCGTTAAAACTGAGGTCTATAAAGCGTGGATTTAACAATCCCAATAGGATTGAGTACGACGTGGTTAATATTAAGAGTTTGAATATGATCGATAAGGTAGATCAGATAACCCCTGATGAATTAAAAAAAGCTGGGCTTGTGAGTGGGAAAAACCCTATCAAGATTCTTGGCGATGGTGAACTGGATAGAAAGATTAGTATAATGGCAAATGGTTTCACAAAGACTGCAGTTAAAAAGATAGAAGAGAGGGGTGGCAAAGCGGAGATAATATGAGCAGTAATATTGGGGCTATTCCAAAGATTCCTGAGCTTAATAAAAGGCTTCTTTTCGCCGCAATTATGTTGATCGTCTACAGATTAGGTGTATTTGTTCCTATACCAGGTATAGACCCCGAGCAAATTGTAAAACTGTTTGAACAGACAACGGGAACGATATTTGACATTTTAAACCTCTTTTCTGGTGGTGCACTCGCGCGTGCCTCAATTTTTGCTTTAGGAGTGATGCCATATATTACCTCATCAATCATTATGTCGCTCCTTGTGAAGGCTTTTCCTACGCTTGAGGCAATTCAGAAGGAGGGTGAAGCGGGTAGAAAGAAAATCAACCAATATTCGCGCTACGGAACCGTAATCATATGTGTGATTCAAGGTTTTATGCTTGCCGTCACCCTAGAAGGTGGTATGGGTTCTGGCCTTACAGTTGTCAAAGACCCCGGATGGATGTTCAGGTTTACAACGGTAATTACACTCAGTGCGGGAAGCCTATTTATCATGTGGATAGGAGAACAAATCTCTGAGCGTGGTATTGGAAATGGTATTTCCTTAATAATAGCGGCATCTATTTTGGTTAATATGC encodes:
- the rplN gene encoding 50S ribosomal protein L14; the protein is MIQSSTYLESADNSGAKKLFCIKVLGGSKRKYARLGDVVVVSVKEALPNSKVEKGAVHMAVIVRTRKEQRRQDGSYLRFDDNAAVLITKESEPMGTRVFGPIARELRLKGFMKIISLAPEVI
- the rplX gene encoding 50S ribosomal protein L24, whose product is MGAKFGRNDSHGTKKFHIKSGDTVFVTAGKEKGKTGKVIKILRKEGRAIVEKLNIVKTHRRPSQKNPTGGISEKESGIHISNLMLRDSSVGGPVRIGRKTLASGEKVRYSKKSGEEIKG
- the rplE gene encoding 50S ribosomal protein L5 — protein: MAPSLKVLYREKVFQLLRDKFHYSNWLAIPRLQRIVINLGLGRLSDAGKEIKVIEDAVHEVSIICGQRPVITRARKSIAGFKLREGVPIGCMVTLRGDRMYEFLDRLVNLALPRVRDFRGLSTDSFDGNGNYTFGIKEHIIFPEIDYSKVEKQKGMNVTMVTTAERDEEALELLKGLGMPFREN
- a CDS encoding type Z 30S ribosomal protein S14, which translates into the protein MTRKSLLVKTKKEAKYRVRARNRCPLCGRPRAFMRKFGMCRLCFRDRASFGELPGVRKASW
- the rpsH gene encoding 30S ribosomal protein S8, with translation MTDPISDMLTRIRNALIAKHRTVTIPSSGIKIEIANVLKGEGYIQDYRVVEEGHKKIINIALKYTDTEETVIKEIHRVSKPGRRIYVKHTEIPRIKGGLGTSILSTSKGLMTGAKARSLRIGGELMCTIL
- the rplF gene encoding 50S ribosomal protein L6, encoding MSRIGIKSIQIPKGVSVETRNGTIEVKGAKGSLSRRIPRGITTEIDSGVIKVERINELKSTKALHGLTRSLLANMVTGVMEGFSITLEIVGVGYKADLTGKNAITLTLGYSTPIEFSLPEGISAEVQERGTRLIIRGIDKGEVGETAARIRKLRKPDSYKGKGIRYLGEILKLKPGKAGTKA
- the rplR gene encoding 50S ribosomal protein L18, producing MIKRKSRKDKRQIRHIRIKKRVKGSLAVPRLCVFKSARHIYGQIIDDSRGHTVVAASSLTPQVREMMKDEKKKVEASAVVGKYIGQLAVSKNIKRVCFDRGGYPFHGRIKSFAEAAREAGLSF
- the rpsE gene encoding 30S ribosomal protein S5 — encoded protein: MRFKDKISPGGLEFKEKIVHVRRVAKVTKGGKRFHFTALVVIGNNDGIVGYGLGKSSQVPDAIRKAIEKGKKSLVRVNRKGKTIPHEILGQHAASKVLLKPASPGTGVIAGGAVRAVVELAGIQDILTKVLGSTNPLNVVKAVVNGLGLIRRPEDAASIRDKEIKDLDLPRHFLN
- the rplO gene encoding 50S ribosomal protein L15 codes for the protein MLNKLSPQAGSKAKCKRVGRGPGRRGKTSGKGHKGQRSRSGGRVSSWFEGGQTPLKLRSIKRGFNNPNRIEYDVVNIKSLNMIDKVDQITPDELKKAGLVSGKNPIKILGDGELDRKISIMANGFTKTAVKKIEERGGKAEII